In a single window of the Acetivibrio cellulolyticus CD2 genome:
- a CDS encoding energy-coupling factor ABC transporter permease, translating into MHMADALISPVVGGTMLAAAVGVAAYSIKKIRYDLDEKKIPLMGVMGAFVFVSQMINFTIPGTGSSGHLGGGLLLAILLGSHAGFLTMASVLLIQALFFGDGGLLAYGCNLFNLGFYTCFIAYPLIYKCFTRKTTNSKKIFAASMVSAIVGLQIGSFSVVLETLLSGKTELHFGAFLLMMQPIHLAIGVVEGFATATVVTFVWKARPEIIENAAIGKSHGNISTKKLLIGLAAAVIIVGGALSWFASANPDGLEWSIEKTVGTEELESSDKIHKIISEIQEKTAFLPDYGFKTDEKSEETSEKTIGSNEEAWPAMNAGTSVSGIVGGILTLALIASTGIIIIFIKRRKNRASA; encoded by the coding sequence ATGCATATGGCCGATGCCTTGATATCACCTGTTGTTGGTGGAACTATGCTGGCCGCTGCTGTTGGAGTTGCAGCTTACTCAATTAAGAAGATCCGTTATGACCTTGATGAAAAGAAAATTCCTTTAATGGGGGTAATGGGAGCTTTTGTTTTTGTGTCTCAAATGATTAACTTTACCATACCTGGAACAGGTTCGAGCGGACATCTTGGCGGAGGTTTGCTTCTTGCAATATTGCTTGGTTCGCATGCAGGATTTCTGACAATGGCATCTGTTCTATTAATTCAGGCACTGTTTTTTGGAGATGGAGGTTTACTCGCTTATGGTTGTAACTTGTTTAATCTAGGCTTCTATACGTGCTTTATTGCGTATCCATTAATATATAAATGTTTTACAAGAAAAACCACTAATTCAAAGAAAATTTTTGCAGCATCTATGGTATCTGCAATAGTTGGACTTCAAATTGGATCTTTTAGCGTTGTACTTGAAACTCTTTTATCCGGAAAGACTGAATTGCATTTTGGAGCATTTCTACTGATGATGCAGCCTATCCATCTTGCAATAGGAGTGGTTGAAGGATTTGCGACAGCAACAGTTGTGACGTTTGTATGGAAAGCAAGACCTGAAATTATCGAAAATGCTGCTATTGGTAAATCACATGGAAACATATCCACTAAAAAGCTTTTGATAGGACTTGCAGCTGCTGTTATTATAGTTGGTGGAGCTCTTTCCTGGTTTGCTTCAGCAAATCCCGATGGTTTGGAATGGTCTATAGAAAAGACTGTCGGTACAGAGGAACTTGAATCATCCGATAAAATTCATAAAATAATATCTGAAATACAGGAAAAAACAGCATTTTTACCTGATTACGGATTTAAAACGGATGAAAAGTCAGAAGAAACATCCGAAAAGACCATTGGATCAAATGAAGAGGCATGGCCTGCCATGAATGCAGGAACCAGCGTTTCTGGTATTGTTGGAGGCATATTGACACTAGCACTAATAGCATCGACCGGAATAATCATTATTTTTATAAAAAGACGGAAAAATCGAGCATCTGCTTAA
- a CDS encoding CBS domain-containing protein: MEIIIGHNNTDFDCLASMIAARKLYPEAQLVLPGNIGREVREFINMYMDVFNFIESGDVECEKLTRIIIVDTHSTARIGKFKEYVAKPGIEVIIYDHHILCEDEISSAAMKIEEVGANTTILIEELMEKGIDISPVEATILALGIYVDTNSLIFSGTTSRDAHALGYLLEKEANLSVIESLIINRLSTGQRELSQLLNKNIVIDCVNGFEVGFSLVEMEEYVDDAAYLTRKILEERDLDALFSIMRMGHKTYIIGRSITEEIDLSIIMKLIGGGGHKGAGSAKSDERDLQKISSNIKAVLRENVRPIIMAKDIMSSPVKTVPEDTTIDEAYDIMIKFGHSGMPVVSGNKIAGIISRRDIDKARVHGYGQSPVKGYMSKKVVTIDFKEPIKEVRELFAEHDIGRLPVLKDNEMIGIVTRTDVIRTLYGGKYQKRHKPGSEGSEIGKEYTSENLSYKLDELPPNVREVLALAGKVADLEGFSIYVVGGFVRDLILGVENLDIDIVVEGDAIAFARKFAETSKAVLTEYEKFQTAYAVLAEDLKIDIVTARKEYYEFPGALPSVERGSIKDDLFRRDFTINCIAMKLNGREFGKIVDFYGGRRDLYDGIIRILYNFSFIEDPTRILRAVRFEQRYGFKMDEKTEEFAIDAINSDVLDKLSRERINSEFFYMLKEKNTVIMLERMQELGLLEKIYPEIMLSDRLKMLMEKSDKHYDEFYNSLINKKNIDKILVYLLVLYSDVCMENVPVLSDRFRLSKEYRDEILRFAKVRDLKLHEILNGGEPSNYEIYCMFKGLALESLYMLSLMFDDMLKGAVLLYANNLSNIKTKITGRDLQELGISPGPQIKKILEIVLKEKINGKIFTRSEEIDYVKINLLDEEKEK, from the coding sequence ATGGAGATAATTATAGGACATAACAATACTGATTTTGACTGTCTTGCATCAATGATTGCGGCTAGAAAGTTGTATCCTGAGGCGCAATTGGTTCTTCCGGGTAATATCGGCAGAGAGGTACGAGAATTTATAAATATGTACATGGATGTTTTCAACTTTATTGAGTCGGGTGATGTTGAATGTGAAAAGCTCACCAGGATAATAATTGTTGACACCCATTCGACAGCTAGAATTGGTAAGTTTAAAGAATACGTTGCAAAACCGGGGATTGAAGTTATTATTTACGATCACCACATATTGTGTGAGGATGAAATTTCTTCTGCAGCCATGAAAATTGAAGAGGTTGGGGCAAATACAACTATTCTTATAGAAGAGCTGATGGAAAAAGGAATTGATATATCTCCTGTAGAGGCGACAATTCTTGCACTGGGAATTTATGTGGATACAAATTCACTGATCTTTTCTGGTACTACTTCAAGGGATGCGCATGCTCTTGGATATTTACTTGAAAAGGAGGCCAATCTTTCGGTTATTGAGAGTCTGATTATAAACCGCCTGTCGACAGGGCAGCGGGAATTGTCGCAACTGCTTAATAAGAATATTGTAATTGATTGTGTTAATGGATTTGAAGTCGGGTTTTCGTTGGTTGAGATGGAGGAATATGTTGATGATGCCGCATATCTTACCAGAAAGATATTGGAGGAACGGGATTTGGATGCCCTGTTTTCCATTATGAGGATGGGGCACAAAACTTATATAATCGGAAGAAGCATCACAGAAGAGATTGATTTGAGCATAATAATGAAATTAATCGGAGGCGGCGGTCACAAAGGTGCAGGTTCGGCAAAATCTGACGAAAGGGATCTGCAAAAAATAAGCTCAAATATAAAGGCAGTGCTTAGGGAAAATGTAAGACCAATTATTATGGCCAAGGATATAATGAGTTCGCCTGTAAAAACCGTGCCGGAAGATACAACTATAGATGAGGCTTACGATATTATGATAAAGTTTGGACACTCCGGGATGCCTGTAGTTAGCGGGAATAAGATTGCAGGAATTATTTCAAGGCGGGATATAGACAAGGCAAGGGTTCACGGATATGGACAATCTCCAGTTAAAGGGTATATGTCAAAAAAGGTAGTTACCATAGACTTTAAAGAGCCGATAAAAGAGGTACGGGAATTGTTTGCAGAACATGACATTGGAAGGCTTCCTGTTCTAAAAGATAATGAAATGATAGGTATAGTAACGCGTACCGATGTAATAAGAACCCTTTACGGAGGAAAGTATCAAAAGAGACATAAACCGGGAAGCGAAGGAAGCGAGATAGGAAAGGAATATACCAGTGAAAATCTTTCTTACAAGTTAGATGAACTGCCGCCGAATGTAAGGGAAGTTTTGGCACTTGCAGGCAAAGTTGCCGATTTGGAGGGCTTCAGCATTTATGTGGTCGGGGGCTTTGTAAGAGATCTGATACTTGGTGTTGAAAACCTTGATATAGATATTGTTGTTGAAGGTGATGCAATAGCTTTTGCCAGAAAGTTTGCAGAGACTTCAAAAGCAGTTCTGACAGAGTATGAAAAGTTTCAGACTGCTTACGCAGTACTTGCTGAAGATTTAAAAATTGATATAGTAACTGCCAGAAAGGAATATTATGAATTCCCGGGAGCGCTTCCTAGCGTAGAAAGAGGATCTATAAAAGACGATCTTTTCAGAAGGGATTTTACCATCAACTGTATTGCTATGAAGTTAAATGGCAGAGAGTTCGGAAAGATTGTTGACTTTTATGGGGGCAGAAGGGATCTATACGATGGCATTATAAGAATATTGTACAATTTCAGTTTTATTGAAGATCCGACTAGAATTCTAAGGGCTGTCAGGTTTGAACAGAGATATGGTTTTAAGATGGATGAAAAAACTGAAGAATTTGCAATAGATGCTATAAACTCTGATGTTTTGGACAAGTTAAGCAGAGAGCGAATTAATTCTGAATTCTTTTATATGCTCAAGGAAAAAAATACGGTTATAATGCTTGAGAGGATGCAGGAACTGGGATTGCTCGAAAAAATTTATCCGGAAATAATGCTCTCTGATAGGCTTAAAATGCTAATGGAAAAATCGGATAAGCATTATGATGAGTTTTATAACAGCTTGATTAATAAGAAAAATATTGATAAAATTCTTGTATATCTTTTAGTGTTGTATTCAGATGTTTGTATGGAAAATGTTCCGGTTTTGTCAGACAGATTCAGACTTTCAAAAGAATATAGGGATGAAATACTTCGGTTCGCAAAGGTAAGAGACTTGAAGCTTCATGAAATTTTAAACGGAGGGGAGCCTTCAAATTATGAGATTTACTGCATGTTTAAGGGGTTAGCATTAGAAAGCCTATATATGCTAAGTCTTATGTTTGATGATATGTTAAAAGGTGCTGTTCTTTTGTATGCCAATAATTTAAGTAATATAAAGACTAAAATAACAGGAAGAGATTTACAGGAACTTGGAATAAGTCCCGGTCCACAGATTAAAAAAATTCTGGAAATAGTGCTTAAAGAGAAAATTAATGGTAAAATATTTACTCGTAGTGAAGAAATAGATTATGTTAAGATAAATCTTTTAGATGAGGAGAAAGAGAAATGA
- a CDS encoding site-2 protease family protein, translating into MINYLPGQPLMLVISILMFVMSITLHEFSHGFSAYLLGDPTAKNQGRLTLNPIKHMDPLGTIMILFTSFGWAKPVQVNATNFEDRKKGMMITSLAGPLSNLLLSFVFAFPYVYFATKGYYNSNVVMNILYKVFQVGFSMNITLGIFNMLPVSPLDGSKILYGFLPSRHYYKMLEYENYITIGFVILMFTGILGRILNLIISPVATGILYLVSTILGLFM; encoded by the coding sequence ATGATAAATTACTTGCCAGGCCAACCTTTGATGCTTGTGATATCAATTTTAATGTTTGTAATGTCCATTACGTTACATGAGTTTTCGCATGGCTTTTCAGCATACCTTTTAGGAGATCCGACTGCCAAAAATCAGGGCAGGCTCACGCTAAACCCAATAAAACACATGGACCCTTTAGGTACAATAATGATCCTATTTACATCTTTTGGTTGGGCTAAACCTGTGCAAGTAAATGCCACAAACTTCGAAGACCGTAAAAAGGGAATGATGATAACAAGTCTTGCAGGACCTTTATCCAATCTGCTTTTGAGCTTTGTTTTCGCATTTCCATATGTTTATTTTGCAACAAAAGGTTATTATAACAGCAATGTTGTAATGAATATTTTGTATAAAGTTTTCCAGGTTGGATTTAGTATGAATATCACTCTTGGGATATTTAATATGCTTCCTGTATCACCTCTTGACGGTTCTAAGATACTTTACGGTTTTTTACCTTCAAGGCATTATTATAAGATGTTGGAATATGAAAATTATATAACAATAGGCTTTGTAATTCTTATGTTTACCGGTATACTTGGAAGAATTCTAAATTTAATTATTTCTCCGGTTGCAACTGGTATATTATATTTAGTTTCAACTATTCTTGGGTTATTTATGTAA
- the trpS gene encoding tryptophan--tRNA ligase: MKKGTILSGMRPTGALHLGNYFGALENWVKLQDDYDCFFFVADWHALTTGYEDTSEIKNNINDLVVDWISAGLDPEKCTIFLQSKVKEHAELHLLFSMTTPLSWLLRCPTYKDQLNQLKDKNITTYGFLGYPNLQAADILVYKAGFVPVGEDQLPHLELTREIARRFNFFYGEVFPEPQPILTKAKVLPGTDGRKMSKSYGNTIALSDSPEVVRKKVSTMVTDPARIKKDDPGHPEVCTVFSFHKVFNEGEIPVIEEQCRGGKIGCVQCKRNLADKMASYLEPIYERRQKILERPEIVKEVLHEGNKRAEAAAKKTMEDVRSAMKIDFM; encoded by the coding sequence GTGAAAAAAGGTACAATATTAAGTGGCATGAGACCTACAGGAGCATTACATTTGGGGAATTATTTCGGTGCTCTGGAGAATTGGGTGAAATTACAGGACGATTATGATTGCTTCTTTTTTGTTGCTGATTGGCATGCCTTGACTACTGGATATGAGGATACTTCGGAAATTAAGAATAATATAAATGATTTGGTTGTAGATTGGATAAGTGCAGGACTTGACCCGGAGAAGTGTACAATATTTTTGCAGTCAAAGGTAAAGGAGCACGCGGAGCTTCACTTGCTGTTTTCAATGACTACTCCGCTTTCATGGCTTTTACGCTGCCCAACGTATAAGGACCAGTTAAATCAGCTAAAGGACAAGAATATTACAACTTATGGCTTTTTGGGTTATCCAAACTTGCAGGCAGCGGATATCCTTGTCTACAAAGCAGGGTTTGTGCCGGTTGGTGAGGATCAATTGCCGCATCTTGAATTAACAAGAGAGATTGCAAGGCGTTTCAATTTCTTTTATGGAGAGGTTTTCCCAGAGCCACAGCCAATATTGACCAAGGCGAAGGTACTGCCTGGCACAGATGGAAGAAAGATGAGCAAGAGCTATGGAAACACGATAGCACTTTCAGATAGTCCTGAGGTTGTAAGGAAAAAGGTAAGTACAATGGTTACCGACCCTGCAAGAATTAAAAAGGACGATCCCGGGCACCCTGAAGTTTGTACTGTGTTTTCGTTCCACAAGGTCTTCAATGAAGGTGAAATACCTGTGATTGAAGAACAGTGCAGAGGCGGAAAAATCGGTTGCGTTCAGTGCAAGAGGAATCTTGCCGATAAAATGGCTTCGTACCTTGAGCCTATATATGAAAGAAGACAGAAGATACTTGAAAGACCTGAGATTGTAAAGGAAGTACTTCACGAAGGAAACAAAAGAGCAGAGGCAGCTGCAAAGAAAACAATGGAAGATGTAAGAAGCGCAATGAAGATTGACTTTATGTAA
- a CDS encoding segregation and condensation protein A: MESVLSKACTIKIQNFEGPFDLLFHLIEKNQVDIYDIPINDITDQYMDYLFQMQEMDLEVASEFLLMAATLLHIKSKLLLPSIKQNKEDEVDPREELILKLVEYKKYKQFSEVLKVREKEWEKVCYRQPEEIDIKKSDEPIELSYDELKRVYVNLIERNERKMNRNTGKMTQILQIEKVSLKSKIREVIRTLINKTCFRFSDLFSMATKSKLEVVTGFLAILELAKLKKVSIIQNSQFAEIVVQRTDENLEDFDEEKIAAES, encoded by the coding sequence TTGGAAAGTGTATTATCAAAAGCATGTACAATAAAAATTCAAAATTTCGAAGGACCGTTTGATTTGCTATTCCACCTGATTGAAAAGAATCAGGTGGATATATATGATATCCCAATTAATGATATAACAGATCAATACATGGACTATCTTTTTCAGATGCAGGAAATGGATTTGGAAGTAGCAAGTGAGTTCCTACTTATGGCAGCTACACTTCTTCATATTAAATCAAAACTTCTGCTGCCAAGTATCAAGCAAAACAAGGAAGATGAGGTTGACCCAAGAGAAGAACTTATTTTAAAACTTGTTGAGTACAAAAAGTACAAACAGTTTTCTGAAGTATTAAAGGTAAGGGAAAAAGAATGGGAAAAGGTATGTTACAGGCAGCCCGAGGAAATCGACATAAAAAAATCGGATGAGCCTATAGAACTTTCCTATGATGAGCTTAAAAGAGTATATGTGAATCTCATTGAGCGCAATGAGAGAAAAATGAACAGGAATACTGGAAAGATGACCCAAATACTTCAGATTGAGAAAGTATCTCTTAAAAGTAAGATAAGGGAAGTAATAAGAACTCTTATAAATAAGACATGCTTTAGGTTTTCCGACCTGTTTTCAATGGCTACCAAGTCCAAGCTTGAAGTTGTAACTGGCTTTTTGGCAATACTGGAACTGGCAAAGCTCAAAAAGGTTTCAATTATACAAAATTCTCAGTTTGCTGAGATTGTGGTACAAAGAACGGATGAAAACCTTGAGGATTTTGATGAGGAAAAGATTGCTGCTGAAAGTTAA
- the scpB gene encoding SMC-Scp complex subunit ScpB, translating into MDLKKLEGIIEGLLFASGDRISLEKICEIAGVDKKAAKLVINNMVVNYNNNPSRGIAIREISNGYQLCSKPELYDYVKVLFEPKQKSGLSQAAFETLSIIAYNRPITKAKIEQIRGVNSDSAVTKLIEKNLVKEAGRLDAPGKPILYETTEEFFRSFGYKSDSDLPIFEMNEIPEMIEFGEDGNNETTDTTNTTDTTDTSTDESQSE; encoded by the coding sequence ATGGATTTAAAAAAACTTGAAGGAATAATAGAGGGTCTTCTTTTTGCATCCGGCGACAGAATATCTTTGGAAAAAATATGTGAGATAGCAGGCGTTGATAAAAAAGCTGCCAAGCTTGTAATTAATAACATGGTCGTTAATTATAACAATAACCCCTCAAGGGGTATTGCCATCAGGGAGATAAGCAATGGCTATCAGTTGTGTTCAAAGCCTGAATTATACGATTATGTGAAAGTTTTATTTGAGCCAAAACAAAAGAGCGGCCTCTCTCAGGCAGCATTTGAGACATTATCGATTATAGCTTATAACAGACCTATTACAAAAGCTAAGATAGAGCAGATTAGAGGAGTTAATTCCGATAGTGCTGTCACAAAACTTATAGAAAAGAACCTTGTTAAGGAAGCCGGAAGGTTGGATGCGCCCGGTAAACCTATATTATACGAGACAACTGAAGAATTTTTCAGGAGCTTTGGTTACAAATCAGACAGTGATCTGCCGATATTTGAAATGAATGAGATTCCTGAGATGATAGAATTTGGTGAGGACGGAAATAACGAGACAACTGATACAACTAACACAACTGACACAACTGACACAAGTACAGATGAAAGTCAAAGTGAATAA
- a CDS encoding DUF2953 domain-containing protein, with translation MLFAIITVILVLVFLIICFIKVNVVIEYNRQGVNDNFVVSFFVLKGLIKYKFEIPKVGAGKKGIWFRKVKEKGKKEKDVSKKTGKMGYRQIRRKFEEFRNFNKKYDVLLGKVYKYLRCRLNINKIDINITIGADNAHHTAVLLGLCWSAVGLLVSFLHNKLNLMEKTVNIKPDYMGKKLKVDLFCILSVRIGHIIIVGLIALTHIIGSKFGFAEVRRSVAG, from the coding sequence GTGTTATTTGCTATCATAACGGTTATATTGGTCTTAGTATTTTTAATAATTTGTTTTATAAAGGTTAATGTAGTTATAGAGTATAACAGGCAAGGCGTTAACGACAATTTTGTGGTGTCTTTTTTTGTACTGAAGGGACTTATTAAGTATAAATTTGAAATTCCAAAAGTTGGTGCAGGCAAAAAAGGTATCTGGTTTAGAAAAGTAAAAGAAAAAGGAAAAAAGGAAAAGGATGTATCAAAGAAAACGGGGAAAATGGGGTATCGCCAAATAAGACGGAAGTTTGAAGAATTCCGGAATTTCAATAAAAAATATGATGTATTGCTGGGAAAGGTATATAAATACTTAAGATGCAGACTGAACATTAACAAAATTGACATTAATATTACTATTGGTGCAGATAATGCCCATCATACGGCAGTCTTATTGGGATTATGCTGGTCTGCTGTAGGGTTATTGGTTTCCTTTCTACATAACAAATTAAACCTTATGGAAAAGACGGTAAATATAAAACCTGATTATATGGGAAAAAAGCTAAAAGTTGATTTATTTTGTATATTGAGTGTGAGAATTGGACATATTATAATCGTTGGTTTAATAGCATTAACCCACATTATAGGAAGTAAATTTGGCTTTGCAGAAGTGAGAAGAAGTGTAGCAGGGTGA